A single region of the Undibacterium piscinae genome encodes:
- a CDS encoding DUF1653 domain-containing protein, which yields MVAAKPSKTAKKEAEPVQRYRHYKGGIYELVCEATQESDLTPVIVYRSHNGSIWTRPKQVFFEMVEVNGVMQQRFTPL from the coding sequence ATGGTCGCCGCGAAACCATCAAAAACCGCAAAAAAAGAAGCTGAACCGGTGCAGCGTTACCGGCATTACAAGGGCGGGATTTATGAGCTTGTCTGTGAGGCGACACAGGAGTCCGATCTGACGCCGGTGATCGTATATCGCTCGCATAATGGCAGTATCTGGACCCGGCCGAAACAGGTGTTTTTTGAGATGGTGGAAGTCAACGGGGTGATGCAGCAGCGCTTCACCCCGTTATAA